The Primulina huaijiensis isolate GDHJ02 chromosome 6, ASM1229523v2, whole genome shotgun sequence genomic sequence GTTGATGGAAAAATAACTGCTACACATATCTATCacaaaaaacatgaaaaaggtaaaataTGCTCCCAGAGATATGAGAGAGAAGATAGAAAGGAAACATGACAAACACAGTTTGACATACATATGTATCAATTGAAACTTATTTGGGGCTGGCGAGCTGCATATGACAAGACAAAAGGAGTTCCGTTTTATTCACACATTTACATTGCTATCTCACCCAGTGTCACATCTCCAACAAGCCAGataaataataacaacaaaaaaACTTCCTCGAGTTTTGCTTTCTTCATAAAAAAGTttgatgaaaaaattaaaatttcaaacatgGATTTTTCCATACATTAAACCAAAATGCTTACCAAATTCTTGCCCTCGACAATAACACGATTTTGAGAGCGAATTACACGCTTAACCAGACCTGTCTCGCCTTTATCTTTACCTCTGATTATCATAACCTGAAAAGGAATAATAAGGCACTCGATGACAAATATGCTTACACCGGCATGCCATGACTACCTTAAATGAAAATCTACAAATTTCATACTGAATATTTGTTAAGTCACATAAACTTCACTCGAAGTACACGTTCCACTACTATACTAAAATTTCTGGTCCACCACTAATGAACAAGATTTTGAGAAATAACAACAATAAGCAATAAAAACAGTCTTAATCTCCTCACATTATCGCCTCTGAGAATCTTCCAGTGATGGATGAGCTTTTGTGCAGCTTTCCAACCCATTTCGGCCTAATATTCAAGGTTCCCTGTCAGGCACATTCCAGTAAGCAAAGTAAAACGCCAAATTAACGTTGAAGAGATGCATACATCAAACTAAAACGAAACCGAATAAAATAATCTCCATTCTCGCACCTAAGGAACGTAGAAAGATGGgtttttttgattaaaaaaagcACTATAACCAGATATGAGGGATCCTGCGATTCACGAACAAATCAACAACGAAAGACTCAATTGCAACAACATAAAAATCAGAGCTAAATTGAAATTTGTACAATCGAAAGAGAGAGATAGAAATACCTTGATGATCGAGGGAGTCAGCTCCAAAATTAAGGAATTTGAGGGGGTTTCAGGTGATATGGCGAAGTGGTCGGTGAAATACTTCTGCTTATTGGGCTCGGATTAAGAGGATATGGAGAAGTCGTCGGTGAAATACTTCTAATGGGCCACTATTTATTGGGCTCGGTTTATCCAATCCCAAAATGGGTCATAAAATATTCCGTTATAAATGGTTTTTTCcatatctttttttcttttccttcattctttttttaaaaaaaaaactatttttttccaAGTATCAATTTAtattatcttttttaaaaaaattaaaaattaaaaattgaactCGCTTAAACCCCTCGCAATCCTCTTCATAAGTTGCCCAAGACAAACTAGCAAAAAAAGGGTACAAAACCATTTTACACGTGATATAATTTCTGATATCAATTTTAAGTTCATTATCAAAAGTGTAACGACACATTAAAGATATCAATTCCAAATGCCACAAATAACTCTCATTCTCAATATGCATAGATTCAATACTAATTTTCTCATAAATACTTCGAACCTTTTTTGTTCTGGGTATATACTAGTATTCCTTGCATGCATGCAGGTTAGCTGTTGAACGAGCTTCAGTAGGGCTGGCACTCGACTGTTGGTTGTCAAGGTGGATTTTTATTTGATGGTTAATCAGCAATGTCTGATAGTTTATTTACACATTTTTTCattatattgttattattattttttttaacctgTGTGGGAGTTGGAGCGCTGGTGTGTCTCTTATCAATGTCTGATAGTTTCTTTACACCTATTGCATTATcgtatttattattgttattgctAGTTTcatcttttgattttttaattgtAGTTCAAAAAATGGTAGTTCCCTCGTTGAAATTTCATCGAGCCACTTTCCATTCTCGGAAATTCATGGATTACATTCACATTCTAGGAACACTTCCAGCATAAATGGGACCAAAGTCTCCCTGCTATAGCGCTATCACCATTTACCTACGAGCTTTAGATATTATCATGTTCAGAAAAGTTAATTAAATGTACATGTGAATTCTTCCGGATTTTTCACTGTGGAGTCAGCCCTTCGATGGGCAAGTACACGATCAAATTTCAATATCACAAAATAGTAAACAAATACAATTAGTATTGGTAAGTTTGAGCGAGTATAACACAGAACATCGGCAAcacaaattttgtttttttcacatttatatttgattcaaatataatatttgtatttAATATAGAATTTATTTGCATAACGTAAAACTGAAATTGTGTCCTCTCGAAGctcataatttttattcctaGTGTTTACCAGATAAAACCCTTTTGACGCGCAAAGAGCCTTGTTTTACCAGAGCCCGTGCTGATAGCGACCTTGGCAGCAGGAGTTTGTTCATATAAAAGAGGGAAAAGTTCATTCATTACCTCCCCCTTTCTAATTCAAATCGAATGGTAGATTCATACCCCCATTATGATTTTGCTGCGTCTTTAAAAAACTAGGCCACAGTTCGGTAATCGAAATACAGAAATTTCCCATTACTTTCTgttgaatgaaattatttatgaaagTAGAATATCATCGAAAAACATAGTGCTGCATCGAACATATCAAGTCAGAAATATGTTGCTAGTTGTccgaataaaatttttaaaaaatacaagcaTGGACGGTAACATACAATGCAGCACGTGAAAAGTCCGATTTTAGCTCTTTTTAGTGAAATCAGTAGTAGTATCTGCCTCTAAAGGTAATCTGCAGAAATGACAAGGATAAGCCAAGAATGTTACGCTGCAACAAGATCTGGTGTTTCTGCCTCCACAGATAACAAAGCAGTGTGTACTTTATCTACCCAGTTGTCGAGCCTATTGCGCAAGGACTTGATCTGAGGAATTCCAAGAACTCTAGGTTGCACCCATGATACATAAACAGTTCCCTCAACTTGGTCAATTATCCCCTCTATCAGATGCACCTGCAGCAACAATCAGGCAGCCGTCACCATCTAACCAGGCCAAATACATAATTTGAAGTCTAAAACGTGTCTGGAACAGCTAATGCTACATTTCAGTTTAAACCAAGTATGACATGTTTAAGATGATGCCATAAACCCAGAAAGTTGTAATACTGAATTCAAAATCCCACTTGAGAAAAAATTGGATGAAGAAGATATCAAATTTTAGCGTACTTACTGAAAGGCTTTTCATGAGAAGATACTCAACATCTTCTACTGTAAGCCTTGTCCGGTCAGCAATGACCCTTAATGGGATAGTTCTATCATCTGATGAACGGCTGCAGGTAACAGATGTTTCATGAGCTCAACAAAAATAGAATAGCACGTAACTCGTTAACATCAGCAATTATGTAATTCTCCTAAATCACCTGAAAATAATCTCCATCAAGCAGAGAATGTTAATCTTTTCCAGAAGCTTTTTCTCATTCTGGACCAAAGCAGGTTGGGTACGCAGAGCAGCTCCATGAACATTACATAGTTCTTGATAACGAATTAAATCACCAGAATTGAATGCTTCGATTATATAGTATAACCACTCAACTTTAGTCCCCAAAAGACTTTTTATCTGCAGACAAATAGTCCAAAAAAGCATTTAAAAGATAGCACGATAATAAGCAAATTTTTAGAGCTATGCAACCCCATCAATTGATTTGAAGCACGTCTTTTTTACACACAAAAGTGAGAGGTAGACCATAAAGTTCATATAAAGGTACCATGTAGGGTATGGGTATGTGATCGGTGAGAATTGAGAAACCACTAGAAGGCTTCCcttgaatataatttccgaaaGATGGAACTTTTACACGATACTTACAATTGGATGCGCAAGAAGTTCACCAAAATTGTAGATGTTTTCCCCCAACAATGCTGACAGAGACAAATCAAATGCCAAATCCTTGGAAACAAGCAACGGCATAGTTAGCTAAATAGACAGCATTAGCAAATCTCCCTCACATAGAAATCATACTACAAAAGAACAAAGGAAAACGTTTATGGAATGAAGCATTTTTATTCAATAGTAGCTTCATCAACTCATGCATGAAACAATGAAAAGAACCTTGCACTGCATTCTGCATTATCACAGCCAAAAAACAAGACACattaaacttgaaaataaacataaatgaCATGTCCAGAAGTATATCAGCAAGCATAGATTTCACCCCGACCACAAAGGTATACAAAACTTCTTCATGGTTCTGAAATTGCACGTGGCGTAAGGTTTCCCGTACTACACAGTATTGAGTTTTTAAGCAGTAAatttcataatattattttctagCCCAGTGATTACAACTGGCAAAAACCTCATTAAGTGGATTGTGTAGTATACCAATTCAGATTGATCAACCGAATCACCACAAAATATAAGAACAaggcaaaaagaaaaaaagatgatTACTGACTTTGtggaattaatttaatattgttGATTCTGTTGCCACGCTATTCGTAAGAAACTAGATACTTTTCTCTCACTTTAAAAACATATTCAACTATTTTATACATTATCTCAGTAAAATATCATAGGTTCCCATTATTAGTTGAAATCCATGACAGCCATGCATAACCTTGGTATCACCAAAGCTGCCTCCTATATAATGAAACACAAAAGAGCACAAACAGCCTACCAGCTTGAATGATTCTGATAGAGAATCCACGGCAGTGTAAGCTAGAAAAAGGAGAGcacttttataaaattctgCAAACTCTTGACGAGATTTAAGGTATTGCGATGAAACCCAATAGAAGCTGGCATACACAGACGGATCAATGTCAGTCATGCTATCAAGTGTGCATTTCCCCTCATCTAAAAGTTTCTTGCATTCTTTTTTATCTCCCTGCTCAAGCTGTAATGTACCGATTTGAACTTTGATATAAAGTATCGGTTCCTCTATGCGCATTTCTTTTGTATCACCTAGCTTTGCAATCACTCCTTCAAGATACTCTATAGCGGCCTCTTTCTCCGAGTATTGTCGAGAAACTATAACAGCAAAATGAGCAAGCTTGAGAAGATTGATCTTTGTCTCAAAATCAGTTATGAAATTGTGGTAAAGCTGAATTAGAGCATCCCCGGCCTGAATTAGAGAGATGGAAGAAATTTAATGTTATCTTATAAGATAAGCTAAAGAAGCACGACAACGCAAAGAGGTAAATAATTGATGTGGGAAGATAGACTACTCATAACATATTGCATAAAATAGGAAGGACAATGGATAATGTACCTAGCAGAAGATCAAACTACTGCCAAttgttcataaaaaaaataggtTATGCCACTAAGGccaaccaaaaaaaatttgcgAAATTGGctatgagaaaaaaaaaagcaaattaCATCATGATATGTTATGTAAAGGAACCAACTGGGTTTAGGGAAATCTCTTCACAGTTCAAACACTTGATGCATCTAAATCAATTGTATTGACCACATAACAAAGAAACAAAACTAACTACACAAACATATTTACAAGTTCACAATTAAACATAGCCAATTCGCTATTCGTCAATATATAATTTCTTTTGATCGAAAATGAATTCAAAACAATATATTCGTTTCTCTTGCCCTCGGCTCTCACTTTTCAAAGACAAAATAGAAAACCAAAGTGTCTAATCATACAATGCAAAGCATCACACAATCGCAGGCCTCTAAATTCAGAGTGACCGATACCCAATAAAGGAACACCTGATAGCGTATGTTTTTCTCAGTTCCTCAACAAACTTAATGAACTCTCCCACGATCGATACTCAAAATAAACTCCATTGCATCACTATGAATTCTCACAAATCTCTAATACCCATCCCTAAAAAAATCACTCGAATAAAGCACTAAAATCCCCAAACCCCGAAACACCATTCCATTACCCATAAGAAACGAACAAAACAATTGCAAACAAAAGTAAAACTGGCAAATTACATAACTACAGtaacaaaatgaataataaaTCACCGGAAAAGTACTGACAATCAATTGTAGGGTTTAGTACCTGAAATACGGCAAGAGCGACGAACTGTTCGAGCTTAAGAGTGAGCTCATGCCAGAGCTTGCGTTGGTACAGATCTGAAAGCGAGCTGTACCACTCTGACAGCTCAGGGTGCTCATTTCTCTGTGTCTCCAAATACTGCAAAGCCGCCATAGATCTTCGCCTCTTTGTCTTCGCTGATTCGCACTTCAATCAACACCCGCAAAATTTTGTGTTTCGTGTagaattttcttttccttttttcgataatgatatatatttcagTCCACTgtctttagtttttttttttaaaaaatatctttattattgcattttattttattttttattttttatttcaatcaaCACACGTTATTTAGggattatcaaattttttttattaaccatCCCAATCGTCCGAACCGAGTTTCGCCGCACcgtttttcataatattttataaaaaccgtgataaaaaatattaatcataaaCCGCACAGCATACGcggtttatttatgttttttgccAAGAACCGCATCTACACCGCCTAAACTATTTGTCATATATAATCATTTGTAAACaacatattcaaataaagaagtcATCATTCATTATATCATAACTCTCTTCAAAACTATTATTCTTACAAATAAAACTtatcttttcttaattattcttcatattagtcttttattaaaatatttatttattttgctacaatattttgtttgcaagtaaaaaaaggataaaatagtgtaaatgtcattttttgttgtgaatgtgttgtgttgttaaattattaacttagttttgaatctttattattgttttatctaTTTTGATCTTTATATGCTTTgactttattttatatttgaagacaatatattgttgttgttttcaaataaattagaatatatgttatcatatttttcattaaaaaaaatcgtaaaccgACCGCAACCGCTTGAAACCGCTCAAAACTGTAAGGCTAATTTTTCGTGTAAAACCgcgattattttttcaaaatactaaCCGACCGCATATGGCAACtcggtttgaattttttttaaaaaaaactgtaaAATCGCACCGTGATCACCCCTGATGTTATCTATGACGTAAAAACTTATGTTACCAACATCTTTTTGGATGAACATGTCACACATGCTTGTTGAGTACGTTTACTTGATTAGCGTAGTTTGCAGGTTATTAAGTTATATCAAAGTTTACTCGGTGCGCGAAGAAGGATAACAGATGAGGATTtaaaaagtaattaaaatttttttagctatcaagtaattaaaattattaaaaaacaaaaataagaaatttgaCAAAATTAAGTATCACAATCGCATAGATAAATATCCAgaaccaaaaattcaattttctaaTTGTAATATTCATTATTAAGATTTAAAAACAACGTTGGATCCATGTTATTAGGATAGTCACAAGTTACCTCATCATTGACCCGGACCCCCTGAGTTTGGACTCAAAGTTAGCTGATTCTCTACGAATCAAATCagatcattaatttttttataaccaAATTCGAGTTGATCGTTTTTGTATTTGGCAGTTGGTAAAGCTTATTACTTAGcctaaaaacaaatatttttgtgtaatccaattttgtttaaaagaaaattaagcATAAATTCAGTGGTAATATCCATATTTgaagagagtgtgtgtgtgtagaatAATCTTCTCATCATCCATTATCCTTGGCAAAAGAAACCACCCACAGGCCACAATGTTCCATTTCAAAGCTTTCCTCTTGCTTTTGCTACTCGTTTTCGGCTCCTCCGTGGCGGCCAAGATCCCTTGTACCGAACATGGGAAAGATGATAAATGGAGATGACAAAGGCAGCCATGGATGAACTATGGAAGCTTTCCTGGCCGCACTCTGGGACGACTCGTTGATCCAACAGTCGAGAGTTCACTTCAAGTCCCCTGTTTAATCTGTTAGTTTTAAGCTATTGATATATGGTTGTGACATATTGTTCCCATTTTCTTGTCGAATCTCCTCCTTTAACGTTGTATCATGCCGCAACTGCTCGACACAGTCTCAAGCTTGCATGCATATTAAATACTTGTATCTCATTAGACGAAGGGGAGACCTGTGTCTGATATTTATAAATGATACAAAATGGCTTGCCAGTGTGTATATGCAGATGTTATTGAAGAATGGTTTTTGTTTTAGTTTCATTAGAAATCATTATAGGTGTACACTGAGATTGGATCATGGATGGTTCTGCCAACGGACAATGACATGGTTGTTCCTTGTCCAGAGATCGCTGCAATCATCCCACATTATTCACCAGTAAGAAATTCGAGAGGTCCCAAAATTTGTGACGAGGGCTCGAGATTCAATTGTAATAAATATCTTCTCTAGTTAAAAAAGAGTAATAATATGACTGGTGACCGTCATAGCTGTCAACTTCAAGATGAACATAAATTCCATATCAACCCAGCAAGCCATTCCGGAAGAGCTAAAATCCAAGTTTTTTTGGATTTATCTCATTTTCTTGGGATAAATTAGCTGGAGAATCCAGGAGATAGAGAATTTAGAAATGAATGGGAGTAGGGAAGGAATCATTACCAATTTGGCCAAACAATGTCTTAAAATTTGGCCATGAATATGTTCTCCTTTATGTCAAGATGAAGGAATACACACGAATAGCGGGCGGTCCCAAAATAtattcttgtatt encodes the following:
- the LOC140979976 gene encoding 26S proteasome non-ATPase regulatory subunit 13 homolog B-like; the encoded protein is MAALQYLETQRNEHPELSEWYSSLSDLYQRKLWHELTLKLEQFVALAVFQAGDALIQLYHNFITDFETKINLLKLAHFAVIVSRQYSEKEAAIEYLEGVIAKLGDTKEMRIEEPILYIKVQIGTLQLEQGDKKECKKLLDEGKCTLDSMTDIDPSVYASFYWVSSQYLKSRQEFAEFYKSALLFLAYTAVDSLSESFKLDLAFDLSLSALLGENIYNFGELLAHPIIKSLLGTKVEWLYYIIEAFNSGDLIRYQELCNVHGAALRTQPALVQNEKKLLEKINILCLMEIIFSRSSDDRTIPLRVIADRTRLTVEDVEYLLMKSLSVHLIEGIIDQVEGTVYVSWVQPRVLGIPQIKSLRNRLDNWVDKVHTALLSVEAETPDLVAA